Genomic DNA from Rhodoferax mekongensis:
AGTTCCACGCTGCTGCGGCTCGCAGGCTTGCGGGAAGTGGTGCCGTTGAAAATCACGTCCTGCATGGACTCACCACGCAACTCGCTGGCTTTGCTCTCGCCCAACACCCAGCGCACCGCATCCATGATGTTGGACTTACCGCAGCCATTGGGGCCGACCACGCCTACCAGCTGGCCGGGCAGCAGGAAGTTGGTGGGTTCAGCAAAAGACTTGAAACCCGAGAGCTTGATGGAGTTGAGACGCACAGGAAGATGTAGAAAGCGCTAAGTAATTGATTTTATTGAGAATTGCAGAGCCTTCCCAGTGGCTCGCAAGCGCTGGATCATACCGTGCAGCAACCCGCAGTTCGGCATACCTCCAGCCGCGAACCCTCTCAGGTCGGGCTACCCAGATAGGCGGCCACTTCTGCCTCCAACACACGCAACTCAGGCGCCAGCGTGGCATACGCGGCAGCTACGGTGGGAGCATCCCCCTTTTTACTCATGAATTCCACTTCCGATACCTTCGCGACCAATTCAGCGGTGCAAAAGATGGGAATAAAGCCCTTGAGCGGGTGAAGCAGGTGGTTGGCGCCCTGCACATCCCCTTTTGTCAGCAGCTCCGTGATCGCGGGAACGTCACGCTGCAAGGAGTCCAGAACCATGGGAAGCATTTCGCGCAAAGCGCCTTCGTCACCGATTTGCTCCAATGCACCGGCAATATTGAGATAACGGTTGCCGGCACCATTGGTCGGAACTGCAGACATGGCTTACTCCTCAAAATCGATCTGAATGGACCCCGAGGGCCGAAGCCCCAAGTTTAACGACGACTCAGGGATAATGCCGCCCCATGAATCCGAATTTGTCCAGCCTGCAGGCGTACCCGTTTGAGCGCCTGCGCCAGTTGTTTGCGGGCGTTGTGCCCAACCCGGCGTTCAGCCCTATCAGCTTGGGCATCGGCGAGCCCCGTCACCCTACCCCCCAACTCATCAAAGACGCCTACTGCCATGCCATCCAATCGGGTGAAAGTGGTTTGGCGGCTTACCCCGCCACTGCAGGTGATCCAAAACTGCGCCTGTCCATGGCGAATTGGATTCAGCGACGCTATGGCCTGCAGTTGGATGCCGCGACGCAAATATTGCCCATCAACGGGTCCCGGGAAGCATTATTTGCCTTCGCGCAGACAGTCATTAATCCGGCAGCTAGCAATGGCACCGTG
This window encodes:
- a CDS encoding Hpt domain-containing protein; translated protein: MSAVPTNGAGNRYLNIAGALEQIGDEGALREMLPMVLDSLQRDVPAITELLTKGDVQGANHLLHPLKGFIPIFCTAELVAKVSEVEFMSKKGDAPTVAAAYATLAPELRVLEAEVAAYLGSPT